A portion of the Bactrocera neohumeralis isolate Rockhampton chromosome 2, APGP_CSIRO_Bneo_wtdbg2-racon-allhic-juicebox.fasta_v2, whole genome shotgun sequence genome contains these proteins:
- the LOC126762019 gene encoding LOW QUALITY PROTEIN: uncharacterized protein LOC126762019 (The sequence of the model RefSeq protein was modified relative to this genomic sequence to represent the inferred CDS: deleted 1 base in 1 codon): MDTIIEHILNFLQFDVTSIFGKGSECGLCCMSFSTPRFSESAERCIANVYEPRPQITNGDEMMDCDEDSLDEDELQLEAFCRELERVEAEEEEETETDTQGCGTDSIPLQESSNESLTESDCLLDNLKNERQCAESDENSLEADDECTCELVCKQVVSKIADKCSSSTMLELQSIEERANKLWEALNSNVRNNTCSKMPNWWDLKTWQKLPFYWAALSNDILCEDPFENFKRFYMGSKKSNKRNAKRQVERMLILWHRLCPKQRLPFIMEAFISKVGAGKVNISDEHEIQRIICELQNK, encoded by the exons ATGGACACGATAATCGAGCATATTTTGAATTTCCTACAGTTTGACGTGACCAGCATTTTCGGGAAGGGCAGTGAGTGTGGACTCTGTTGCATGAGCTTTTCCACGCCGCGCTTCAGCGAGTCGGCGGAGCGATGCATTGCAAATGTTTACGAGCCACGCCCCCAAATCACAAATGGCGATGAAATGATGGACTGTGACGAAGACAGCTTGGATGAGGACGAATTGCAATTAGAGGCATTCTGCCGAGAGCTGGAGCGAGTGGAAGCGGAAGAGGAG GAGGAGACGGAGACGGATACTCAAGGCTGCGGCACTGATTCGATTCCGCTGCAAGAGAGTAGCAACGAAAGTCTGACAGAGAGTGACTGCCTGTTGGACAATCTCAAGAATGAGCGGCAGTGTGCGGAGAGCGATGAAAACTCGTTGGAGGCTGATGACGAGTGCACCTGTGAGCTAGTATGTAAGCAGGTAGTGTCCAAAATAGCCGATAAATGCTCATCGTCCACAATGTTGGAGCTGCAAAGTATTGAGGAGCGAGCCAATAAATTGTGGGAGGCGCTCAACTCAAATGTGCGCAACAACACGTGCTCCAAAATGCCCAACTGGTGGGATTTGAAGACTTGGCAGAAGCTGCCGTTCTACTGGGCGGCACTTTCGAATGACATACTTTGCGAGGACCCTTTCGAGAACTTCAAGCGCTTCTACATGGGCAGCAAGAAGTCCAACAAGCGCAACGCCAAGCGTCAAGTGGAGCGTATGCTCATCCTGTGGCACCGGCTGTGTCCCAAGCAGCGCCTGCCATTCATCATGGAGGCTTTCATCAGCAAGGTCGGTGCGGGGAAGGTGAACATCAGCGATGAGCATGAAATCCAACGCATCATCTGCGAGCTGCAGAACAAATGA